The Homo sapiens chromosome 19 genomic patch of type NOVEL, GRCh38.p14 PATCHES HSCHR19_6_CTG2 genomic interval GCGGGGTCCAGATAGATTTGCGATGGAGGACGAGGAGAATGGAGCAGCAATGGGGTGAGAGAGGGGCCCAGAGGAGGTGAGTTAGAGACCCCGGTCAGCTCAGCTCAAGGTGAGACGGGCTGGAAAGCGGCCCAGAAAGGATGGACCAGGTTCTGGGCAGCCAATATAGGCTCAGGGTTCAGAAAGGGGTTTTGGACCAGCGTAGGGGTGTGAGTGTGTACGTGCCCCCCAGTGCCGCCCAGAGAGGGTGCATGAGCAGCTCAGCAAGAGGGTGGGGAAATTTGGGACCTGGGAGTGAGACGAGAAGCCGTCTAGGCCTGGCGTCCCAGCAAGGGTCTTCGTTTGCAGGGGTACAGAGAGGGTAGGGGgctccctcccaccccctgcaCCCACTGACCccccctcctttctcttcctcccctcgCAGACCGTGCACTCCTGCAGGGGGCCCCGGATGCGATGGAGCTGCGCGAGCTGACGCCCTGGGCTGGGCGGCCCCCAGGTCCGCGCCGTCGGGCGGGGCCCCGGCGGCGGCGCGCGCGTGCGCGGTTGGGGGCGCGGCCTTGCGGGCTGCGCGAGCTGGAGGTGCGCGTGAGCGAGCTGGGCCTGGGCTACGCGTCCGACGAGACGGTGCTGTTCCGCTACTGCGCAGGCGCCTGCGAGGCTGCCGCGCGCGTCTACGACCTCGGGCTGCGACGACTGCGCCAGCGGCGGCGCCTGCGGCGGGAGCGGGTGCGCGCGCAGCCCTGCTGCCGCCCGACGGCCTACGAGGACGAGGTGTCCTTCCTGGACGCGCACAGCCGCTACCACACGGTGCACGAGCTGTCGGCGCGCGAGTGCGCCTGCGTGTGACCCTACCTCACTCGGCCGGCGCGGCGGCCACTCCCCCCGCCTCGACGGCACCACTGGCCGGCCCCGCGAAAGACTGCGCGTGCGTAGAGCACGCCGGCGCGGCCCCGGGACTCTCGCGATAACTGTACTGAGATAAAGTGTGGCAACTCGAGCTGGCTGGTGATTCATCCTCGGCGAGGGGCTCGCGTGTGGGCCACGTCGCCGTCTCCACCGGGAAAGCGGGGACCAGTGGGGGGGGCCCAGCTGCAGGGTAGTGGGAGGATGCTGTTTGCTTTGGGGGAAGGGTAGATGCAAAGTGGGTCCAGTTTATGGCGGACAAAAAGGAAAATGGGGTGAATGGGGCTATGTTGGCAGGGACCGTCCTTCCTGCCTCCCTACGGGTCCCT includes:
- the NRTN gene encoding neurturin preproprotein (The RefSeq protein has 2 substitutions, 2 frameshifts and aligns at 74% coverage compared to this genomic sequence), with amino-acid sequence MQRWKAAALASVLCSSVLSIWMCREGLLLSHRLGPALVPLHRLPRTLDARIARLAQYRALLQGAPDAMELRELTPWAGRPPGPRRRAGPRRRRARARLGARPCGLRELEVRVSELGLGYASDETVLFRYCAGACEAAARVYDLGLRRLRQRRRLRRERVRAQPCCRPTAYEDEVSFLDAHSRYHTVHELSARECACV